CATAGTGCCATAATTCAAAAATATGATTTAAATTTTATTAAATCACTTATCGAAAAAGGCGCTAATCCAAATATCAGAGATGGCGACAATAAACTGCCCATAGATTACTCTGACAAAACTAGTGAAATCTATAAATATTTAATCGGTATTTAACTTTACAATGCTAATTGATGATTAATTCCATTGCAAACACCCTAATCCAAATTGATCCGATTTATTTCTAAATTTAATTTAAAATAATTTCAATGAAAACGAAGATTATAAGCAATGCTTTATAACAAATGCCATGAAATTAAAGGGAAAAACAATCTTTAATGTTTTTTATAAATACAAAATTTTATAAACAGCAATTCAATATACTATCATTTATTCTATACTGATATTTACAAGATTAAAAAATCTTGTTAAGATATTAAGCGTATTATTCAAATTAATTATTTTAATTAATTAATTTGCACTTAATAAAAAGGGGAAAATTATGTCAACATCATCAGCATCTATATCTATATTTACAATATTACAAAAAATAGGAAAAGCCTTCATGCTTCCAATAGCACTTTTACCAGCAGCTGGAATTTTATTGGGAATTGGGGGAGCATTTACTAATGAAACAATGATTCAGGCTTATGGATTAGAAGAAGTCCTTGGAAAAGGAACTGTTGCTAACTCAATACTTTATCTTATGAAATATACAGGGGAAGTAATTTTTGCTAATCTGCCCTTAATGTTTGCAGCGGCAATTCCAATCGGACTTGCTAAAGTAGAAAAAGGAACAGCTGCTTTAGCAGGAGTAGTGGGATTTTTGGTTATGCATCAAACTATAAATGGGATTTTGTACATACAAGGAATCACACCAGAAAGCGCAAGCTTAAAAGCACTATTGGAATTAGGAATGCCTGAAACAGCTGCAACTGCAAAAAGCCAGGAATATACAAGTGTACTTGGAATATTCTCTCTTCAAATGAGCGTAATGGGAGGATTGATAGCAGGATTTGTTGCTGTCTTTCTTCACAACAGATTCCATAATATTCAATTACCCACATTCTTAGCATTTTTTGGGGGCACAAGATTTGTGCCAATTGTAACTACAATGGCAATGTTTGTGGTAGGAATATTTTTAACATTTATTTGGCCTTTTATCCAAGGTGCAATGACTTCGTTTGGAAGAATTGTAGAACAATCAGGACTTTTTGGAACATTTGCATATGGAGCAATAAAAAGATCTTTAATTCCATTTGGACTCCACCACATATTTTATTTGCCATTTTGGCAAACAGCTGTTGGGGGAACATTGGAAATAAATAACGAATTAATCTCAGGAGCACAAAATATATTTTTCAAACAACTTGCAGATCCCAATACTGTACACTTTGAAGTTGCAAAAGGAACAAGATTTTTTAGCGGGGAATTTGTTGTTATGATTTTTGGATTACCTGGGGCGGCGCTTGCTATGTACCATACATCAAAACCTGAAAATAAAAAAAACGTAGCTTCATTGCTACTATCTGCTAGCTTTACATCAATGTTAACAGGAATTACAGAGCCTCTTGAATTTGCATTCCTTTTTGCAGCAC
The sequence above is drawn from the Borreliella burgdorferi B31 genome and encodes:
- a CDS encoding PTS transporter subunit EIIC, whose amino-acid sequence is MSTSSASISIFTILQKIGKAFMLPIALLPAAGILLGIGGAFTNETMIQAYGLEEVLGKGTVANSILYLMKYTGEVIFANLPLMFAAAIPIGLAKVEKGTAALAGVVGFLVMHQTINGILYIQGITPESASLKALLELGMPETAATAKSQEYTSVLGIFSLQMSVMGGLIAGFVAVFLHNRFHNIQLPTFLAFFGGTRFVPIVTTMAMFVVGIFLTFIWPFIQGAMTSFGRIVEQSGLFGTFAYGAIKRSLIPFGLHHIFYLPFWQTAVGGTLEINNELISGAQNIFFKQLADPNTVHFEVAKGTRFFSGEFVVMIFGLPGAALAMYHTSKPENKKNVASLLLSASFTSMLTGITEPLEFAFLFAAPALYYFIYVPLFGLAYLLTHLLNVGVGLTFSGGFIDMFLFGILQGNSKTNWIAIPILGIFYFIGFYFIFKFAIMKFNLKTIGREDEEMEKTMMSSEKTSLSETASKVLEGLGGKDNITYIDACASRLRVNLKQIEVIKSDAYFKNLGASGILKKGNSVQIVFGGLSDNIKMEIDKLM